From the genome of Papilio machaon chromosome 1, ilPapMach1.1, whole genome shotgun sequence:
CCACAATCATTGCTCGGACTACATAAAGAGTTTCAAATGTATGACGACGTGCAAAATGATGGGCTTCCAGATATTCCGAatgaatttcaaatgtaaatgCTCGTGTCATGATATGAAGACTACTACTATAGTGCCTTATTTCAAATGGAGGACTAATGGAACTACTAAAACTGTACCAAAGACACAAAGCCCCCGTCTTTATGATATTATAGGCATAGAAACAGTAACGACACAAGGGTACACGGGTAACGTGACGTGCCCGACGTTCTATTACCCAACAACGTCACCTACTGACACAAAAAGTCAAAATTCCACTTCAGATTCAAATAATTCAACGAGTGCTAGTGGAACAGGAGCGGGCACTGGAGGCGAGGGTACAACAATAAATGCCCCCACCACATAGGCCTATCAAAAACTacgaatgtaaaataatttgtaaatcatATCTAATCGCATATAATAtaggtataatataaaatattttagtttattttttacattagttCCTTCTttggtattattaaatatcttataatGCCGATTAAAAGAAGATTATTATAACTCTCATTAgaactttttaatatcaatacaGGATTATTCTGAAGTGAAAAAAGTGGCTAGGATTGCACGAAATAGAAATCCACAATGATCAAGGTTACCATCTTTCATCATAACGCCGCAATATTTGTAAACGTTCTTAACCTTAGTGGCCGACAACGCTCTGATGTTGCGGATTTCattgggcgtcgatgatcacctcggtgttccTGCCGCTTGTTTGTCCCCTTAtcttatgaaaaaaacaatggTCCATAATACCCCTCAGCTAATTAATCTGATGTTGTTTTTGCTAGAATGGTTCTGCTCAACGTACTGTCACTTTTCAGAAGACGGGCTTATATATCGTCCCGTCTAAAAGTATACTTCTATTAACTCCTTTTAAGTATCTGAAATCTATACAAATCATTTTCCCCTTTTCAttctttcctttttaaatgtatacctTCCCTAACCAacataaatgtagataaatcatttttatgttcatAATGCCTAATTGGAGCGGTATTTTAACGGTTGACGAGACACTAATTATATTgtcgtaataatattttcaaccaGACACTCGTGTTCATATAGATATATTCGATGTATACACTGATTACACCCTGTAAAGTGTCGTAGTGCAAACGTACCTTTATGTCCACTGAAATTATCGTAAACTTTTATGCGTTATAGTTTGATAATTAAAGATACTAAATATTACTTGATTAATTACATTCTAGGTTTATAACATCGGTTAATTAAGTGttaaatgaaaagatttaTTGCACGTGCATTTTACGTTAAAACTCGGAAATGGGGACATTGttgatgttatttatttggacATCAATTAATTGTGTAGCATGTAGTGAACTCAGATCTACAGTAGGTAAGGAATTATTTACTTCTTACTGTTATTATCCGTATAAAGAAACCGTATGAACAAAGCGTATTTAGTAGTTCCGGAGTTGATGTACTAGATACTATAATGGGTCTTTGCCTTGATCTTtcgatattgataaaatatttaatttaatatataaacctGTGATTGGATAAAAGTTTTTGTGTGACCAAAGTTTTATTAgtttcacaattttattttcagttttcaTACCTACTGaagcaaataatttttcaatatttgcaactggtaagttttataatataaagctagtgaacataaaaaaagtataaagtgTCGTATAAgtgtactatttattttaggaaGAAAGCACGATTTGCGCTATGGCTTTCATAAGGTTGCAGATTGCGAGAGCTTTGAACAAtcttttttatgtatacaGAAATGTGTCGACTTAAATTACGATGTCGCTCATGCGGACAAACATTGTAAATGTAcatgtttcataaaaaaggataaggaaaaatataaatccgtTTCTGCTGCGACGAGAACTCGCTGGCGATCAGGTGCTCCGAAGACTTCGATCCCGCCATGGGCTGGAGGACAACCTGTAGTTGAGAAAGACACCGTCCTCGAAATTAATACCCTGAATAGTAGCGATGAAGAAGAACCAAAAAGTAATAGCACTAACAGTTCTAATGGTGAAGAAATCTTGAAAGATCAAGTTACCGGAGGCGATGGTAGTAATTCTACGGTTGCAACAGACAGTAGCACAAGTATAGCAAATGGGGATGTTACTAATGGTGCTAATGAGGTTACAACTGATACTTCATCGTCTACGACAGTGGTAGAAGAAGATGCTACAGAAGCGCCTTAAGAATAATTTCATACTTACctactgtaatatttaaagtaaaataatatgttaattataagaattctaagtaatataaataataatatttaataaacaatagacTCCAACTTCAATGATGGACTCAATGAAAAGACAAATGTTCACACAAATTGTGGACAGATCTTCCACAATTCGTATAGACAAGATACTTTACACAACATTCATTAGTGAAATTGTCACGGGCTTGGGATACATTAAAGATATATTCTGTATGTCTAACTACAAAGTTTTTTCATCTACTTCATAACAGTAAATCAGCAAGATAGCCCTGCTTCGAATATTTACGTAGAATAAgcgaaataattatcaatatatTATGCTTAACGGCCATAGTAGGGAAATAACTCCCTCAacctcataaaatattaatctaaaGCCACGTTAGTAGCATACTGACatcttcatttatttatatttatatttatattacaaaaaaaatttttttcaaatacaaatcacttaaaattaaaaattgtttagtttAGTACTCGTGGCATTATTATTGCGTGATTTAACCTCTTACATGTGTAATAATATTCATAGAATGGGTTCAGATGTTGCAGATTTAGAAATTATCACAGTTCAgtcttattaattaactttttaagtgTTACCAATTCAAAGACCacagagaaataaaatatttaaaaatcgtaAATAAACCTATCGTTTACTAGTCCATCGCTTATATTTCACGTGTCCCTTCAAAGTGAATGTTGGGAAAACTTTTTATGCAATCCCCGAGAGGCAGGATGCGAGACTGACGGCTATGACGTATCACTTAGATTTTTTACCAATACTCCAAGAAcatatttttgcttttatatcaatatatcAGTTTCTTTTGTCCCATTCGACAGGTTTGCGCTAAACAGTTTTGCAATTGACGATCTCATGACGTGGAAAGTTATAACATTATTGATTGTTCATTCAGAACTGGACTCGAAAacattaaagaataaataagtcGTAATTTCAGTGTTAAtacgttgttttgtttttaaatataaggtATCACATACGCCGTAACACGCTAAGTGTGTTTTTTTGCTCTAAATTAGTCGTGTAGTGATCCTGGCCATCAATTTGTGCAGGTCATGaattagttaaatattcaaacataATCTTCGAAGTACCGACTGATCAACTGCCAATTTTTCGTCAATCCTTACACAAAACGGCAACTAAAACTTTGTGTTTCTCTCGAGTCGTATCTGCCATTGGATATGATGATAAATTTGTGTACGCGAGGGCAattttagtagaaaataaaaaagatatcaaAAGAGGAATATTCGGGATTGATCCATCTGTCGCTATCCATAGTTTCGGCTCTTTGTCACCAGGGGGCCAACTTATAAATCTTACGATGACTCTCCCCTGTCCGCTATAGATAATATTGGGTCAACTGATTTAGTGATGGACAACGGTTTATATATCGATTCCTATAACGCAAGAGCTAAGCAAAATTG
Proteins encoded in this window:
- the LOC123721400 gene encoding uncharacterized protein LOC123721400, with the translated sequence LGRKHDLRYGFHKVADCESFEQSFLCIQKCVDLNYDVAHADKHCKCTCFIKKDKEKYKSVSAATRTRWRSGAPKTSIPPWAGGQPVVEKDTVLEINTLNSSDEEEPKSNSTNSSNGEEILKDQVTGGDGSNSTVATDSSTSIANGDVTNGANEVTTDTSSSTTVVEEDATEAP
- the LOC106712153 gene encoding uncharacterized protein LOC106712153; this encodes MIYFMLFFTCAIAYSSDDESIRKHYGLSFHNHCSDYIKSFKCMTTCKMMGFQIFRMNFKCKCSCHDMKTTTIVPYFKWRTNGTTKTVPKTQSPRLYDIIGIETVTTQGYTGNVTCPTFYYPTTSPTDTKSQNSTSDSNNSTSASGTGAGTGGEGTTINAPTT